One window of Neptuniibacter halophilus genomic DNA carries:
- the ssb gene encoding single-stranded DNA-binding protein: MARGVNKVILVGNLGGDPEVRYMPNGNAVTNVTIATSESWKDKQTGQQQERTEWHRVVFFNRLAEIAGEYMRKGGKVYVEGSLRTRKWQDQSGQDRYTTEIVASEMQLLDSRGGDGGGYQPQQQGGYSQQAPQQQAAPQQAPQQQYAPQQAPQQRPAPQQAPAPQPAPGFDDFDDDIPF; the protein is encoded by the coding sequence ATGGCACGTGGTGTTAACAAAGTAATTCTTGTGGGCAATCTGGGTGGTGACCCTGAAGTTCGGTATATGCCTAATGGCAATGCGGTAACCAACGTTACCATCGCAACCTCTGAATCCTGGAAAGATAAGCAGACCGGTCAGCAGCAAGAGCGTACTGAGTGGCACCGGGTTGTCTTTTTTAATCGTCTGGCGGAGATCGCCGGTGAATACATGCGTAAAGGCGGTAAAGTCTACGTCGAAGGTTCATTGCGCACCCGTAAGTGGCAGGATCAGAGCGGACAGGATCGCTACACAACCGAGATCGTAGCCAGTGAAATGCAGCTGCTCGACAGCCGCGGTGGCGATGGTGGTGGTTATCAGCCGCAGCAGCAGGGGGGGTACTCGCAGCAGGCTCCACAGCAGCAGGCAGCCCCGCAACAGGCACCTCAGCAGCAGTATGCACCGCAGCAGGCGCCGCAACAGCGTCCCGCTCCCCAGCAGGCGCCTGCACCACAGCCTGCACCGGGCTTTGACGATTTCGATGATGATATCCCGTTCTGA
- the rfbD gene encoding dTDP-4-dehydrorhamnose reductase gives MGTALSRMAAKDGFFEIVALGKAQLDITNEDQIQQALAAHLPDYVVNCATYDYVDLAEQNQALCYGVNTDAVEKLARVCGDFSIPMFHLSTDYVFDGHYASGYTEEDEVAPLGVYGDSKWQGEERLRQLLPRHIILRVSWLFSEQGDNFVLRTLETARKQKVMEAVSDRRGCPTAASDVARVILAMLKQIHNGADAWGTYHYCGAEIINRYDFCKEILIAAGSYESFEVEKLVPISGKDYLTEALRPNTSVLTCRKLLSVFGIRQRPWRHELQWLMRIMYKHKD, from the coding sequence GTGGGAACGGCGCTCAGCCGTATGGCCGCTAAAGATGGTTTCTTCGAGATTGTCGCCTTGGGTAAAGCCCAGTTGGATATCACCAACGAGGATCAGATTCAGCAGGCTCTGGCAGCGCATCTGCCGGATTATGTGGTTAACTGCGCGACTTATGATTACGTTGATCTGGCGGAGCAGAATCAGGCACTGTGTTACGGCGTGAACACGGATGCTGTGGAAAAGCTGGCGCGTGTTTGTGGCGATTTTTCCATCCCCATGTTTCACCTCTCCACGGATTATGTGTTCGATGGTCACTATGCCAGTGGTTACACTGAGGAAGATGAAGTAGCTCCCCTCGGTGTCTATGGTGATAGTAAGTGGCAGGGTGAAGAGCGCCTGCGACAGTTATTGCCCAGACATATCATTCTCCGGGTCAGTTGGCTGTTTAGCGAGCAGGGAGATAATTTTGTCCTGCGTACGCTGGAAACTGCCCGTAAGCAGAAAGTAATGGAAGCGGTGAGTGACCGCAGAGGTTGCCCAACTGCAGCCTCAGATGTCGCCCGGGTGATTCTGGCGATGCTGAAGCAGATTCACAACGGTGCTGACGCCTGGGGTACTTACCATTACTGCGGCGCTGAGATCATTAATCGTTACGACTTCTGTAAAGAGATTCTGATTGCCGCGGGGAGTTATGAAAGCTTTGAGGTGGAGAAACTGGTGCCAATCTCCGGCAAGGATTATCTGACCGAGGCGTTACGTCCGAACACCTCGGTCCTGACCTGTCGTAAGCTTCTCAGTGTGTTTGGTATCCGTCAGCGCCCCTGGCGCCACGAGCTGCAATGGCTGATGCGGATAATGTACAAACACAAAGATTAG
- a CDS encoding SirB2 family protein, giving the protein MYLAIKHIHLTSIALSLCLFLLRGYWSLFLPQLLKMRWVKILPHIIDTVLLISAITLAILLQQYPFVDHWLTAKVIGLLLYIGLGTVAIKRGKSRGTKALAFLGALLCFAYIASVAVSHNPLPWS; this is encoded by the coding sequence ATGTATCTGGCTATCAAGCATATCCACCTCACCAGTATCGCCCTCAGCCTCTGCCTGTTTCTGCTGCGGGGCTACTGGTCACTTTTCCTGCCGCAATTACTGAAAATGCGCTGGGTAAAGATACTACCGCATATTATCGATACCGTATTGCTGATCAGCGCCATCACGCTGGCCATCCTGCTACAGCAGTATCCTTTTGTTGATCACTGGCTTACCGCCAAAGTGATCGGCCTGTTACTCTACATAGGGCTGGGCACGGTTGCGATCAAACGAGGAAAAAGCCGCGGAACCAAAGCACTGGCCTTTCTGGGCGCACTGCTCTGCTTCGCCTATATTGCCAGTGTCGCAGTCAGCCACAATCCGCTGCCCTGGAGCTGA